CCTGGCGGCCGTCGGCGCCAGGCCGCGAATGGTCGTGTCTAGCCCGCTGAAGCGGGCAATGCAGACGGCGCAGCTTCTGGCGAAAGAGCTGCGAGGCTCGCCGGGGGTGGTTTCCGCGCCGCGTCTGGCCCCGGAAGGGGCCGTCGAGGACGCAGTGGCGCTGCTGCTGCGTGGGGCGCCGAGCTGCGTGGTGGCCGTCGGACACGAACCGCTGTTGACGGCGATAGCCGCGCACCTGCTCGGCACGCGCCGCCTACGGATCGATCTGCGGAAGGGGGGCGTGGTGGAGCTGGAGCTCGAGCGACCAGGCAACGCCCCTGCCGTGCTGCTCGGGATCGTGCGTCCAGGGCATGGAAAGTCGCTCCGGGGATGAGGGGCGGCGTCCACGAGGCCTTCGTTCTTGAAAAAACGGCGCCCGTCCCATATCTTACGCGAACCCCGGCCGGAACAAGTTCGTCCTTGACAGGGAAGAAGTCATCCATATAATACGGCAATCCTTCGGGGAGACCCCCGTCGTCTTCCCGAAAATATTCGTGAAGATAGACAGTTAGAAGGTTCCGGCACGGTCTGCCGGGAGTGAAAAGAGCGGCGATGCCGACCATCAATCAGCTAGTTAGACAGGGACGCACGAAGCAGAAGGCCAAGACGACGGCTCCTGCTCTGCAGAATTGCCCGCAGAAGCGGGGCGTTTGTCTGCGCGTGTACACGACGACGCCCAAGAAGCCGAATTCCGCCCTTCGCAAGGTGGCGCGCGTGCGTCTCAGCAATGGGATGGAAGTCACGACCTACATTCCGGGGGAGGGGCACAATCTCCAGGAGCATTCGGTCGTGCTGCTTCGCGGCGGCCGCGTGAAGGATCTCCCCGGCGTGCGCTATCACATCGTTCGCGGCGCGCGAAACACGGACACCGCTGGCGTGACCAGCAGGCGTCAAGGGCGCAGCAAGTACGGCGCCAAGCGACCGAAGTAGGACAGCCCCATGCCGCGCAAAGGTGAAGTTCCGAAGCGAAAGCCGATTCCGGACCCGAAGTACTCCGATGTCCCGATGGAGACGCGGCGACGGATCACGAAGTTCATCAACGGCGTGATGCTTCGCGGAAAGAAGAATACGGCCGAGTCGATCGTCTACGGCGCGTTGGAGATCATCGCCCATCGCCTGAAGGATGATCCGATCAAGGTCTTTGATAAGGCGCTGGCGAACGTGAAGCCGCGTCTCGAGGTTAGGAGCCGTCGCGTG
The Deltaproteobacteria bacterium genome window above contains:
- a CDS encoding histidine phosphatase family protein, with the protein product MSSPLKRAMQTAQLLAKELRGSPGVVSAPRLAPEGAVEDAVALLLRGAPSCVVAVGHEPLLTAIAAHLLGTRRLRIDLRKGGVVELELERPGNAPAVLLGIVRPGHGKSLRG
- the rpsG gene encoding 30S ribosomal protein S7; protein product: MPRKGEVPKRKPIPDPKYSDVPMETRRRITKFINGVMLRGKKNTAESIVYGALEIIAHRLKDDPIKVFDKALANVKPRLEVRSRRVGGATYQVPVDVRPDRSAALAMRWLVEYSRGRSEKTMREKLAGELIDAAAGRGTAVKKREDTHKMAEANKAFAHYRW
- a CDS encoding 30S ribosomal protein S12, which gives rise to MPTINQLVRQGRTKQKAKTTAPALQNCPQKRGVCLRVYTTTPKKPNSALRKVARVRLSNGMEVTTYIPGEGHNLQEHSVVLLRGGRVKDLPGVRYHIVRGARNTDTAGVTSRRQGRSKYGAKRPK